One genomic window of Paenibacillus xylanilyticus includes the following:
- a CDS encoding TetR/AcrR family transcriptional regulator has protein sequence MSEKSNAKEQIVSTAARLFFSQGYHATGLNQIIKESSTPKGSLYHYFPHGKEELAHECIQKANEHIMQKFEDTFAAHETTGDAIQRFIHDMADETEAAGFTGFLPFSFWAAVETSCISHQLRVACQGVFANWQNIITKHLMMEGVGEEKARETGLLVISLMEGALIISLTNQDKQPLLTAADYLSSVAKNARGIQ, from the coding sequence TTGAGTGAAAAGTCTAATGCTAAAGAACAAATTGTCAGCACAGCAGCCAGACTGTTTTTTTCACAAGGATATCATGCGACCGGTCTTAATCAGATTATTAAGGAGAGCAGTACGCCAAAAGGATCGTTATATCATTATTTTCCGCACGGCAAGGAAGAGCTCGCTCACGAGTGCATCCAGAAAGCCAATGAACACATCATGCAGAAATTCGAGGATACCTTCGCAGCCCATGAGACCACAGGAGATGCCATCCAGAGATTTATTCATGACATGGCTGATGAAACGGAAGCGGCTGGTTTCACGGGGTTTCTGCCATTCAGCTTTTGGGCAGCCGTGGAGACTTCCTGTATCAGTCATCAACTGCGTGTGGCATGCCAGGGTGTATTCGCCAATTGGCAGAACATCATTACGAAACATCTGATGATGGAGGGCGTTGGTGAGGAGAAAGCACGAGAAACGGGTCTTTTGGTCATCTCTTTAATGGAGGGAGCACTGATTATCAGTCTGACCAATCAGGATAAACAGCCTCTGCTGACGGCTGCTGATTATTTGTCAAGTGTGGCTAAGAATGCCAGAGGGATTCAATAA
- a CDS encoding DHA2 family efflux MFS transporter permease subunit, translating to MKAGSVQDQEETKQYKVLPILFAMLLSGFIGLFGETALNVALTPLMTLLEVGPTTIQWLTTGYLLVLGILVPVSGMLLQWFTTRQLFTTSLIFSIAGTLVAAIAPSFELLLVARVLQAVGTALLLPLMFNTILVIFPIEKRGAAMGLIGLVIMFAPASGPSISGLILANLSWHWIFWISLPFFIISLVCGLLFLPNISKLTKPKIDVISIILSTLGFGGIVYGFSSAGGHGETGGGWTSPVVVITLVVGVLSLLLFSIRQLRMKQPMMDLRAFKYPMFTIGLILIFICMMMMLSSMLILPMYLQQGMAVTALTAGLVLLPGSLLNGFLSPVMGRLFDKFGPKWLVIIGLAIVAVVLFMYTGITPTTALGTIITMHVFMMIGISMIMMPAQTNGLNQLPPEYYPHGTAIMNTLQQVSGAIGTAVAVSILSAGQTRFLSNVTNPESPENQLAGFTSGVQNAFVFALVLAVIGLVISFFVKRVKVGSQQGQQGPMH from the coding sequence ATGAAGGCTGGTTCTGTACAGGACCAAGAAGAAACAAAGCAATATAAGGTACTGCCCATATTATTCGCGATGCTGTTGAGCGGATTCATCGGCCTGTTCGGTGAAACAGCGCTTAATGTGGCACTGACGCCGCTGATGACCCTGCTTGAAGTTGGACCTACAACGATTCAATGGTTGACGACAGGTTATCTGCTCGTACTGGGTATTTTGGTGCCGGTTTCCGGTATGTTATTACAATGGTTTACAACAAGACAGTTGTTTACAACGTCTCTGATATTTTCGATTGCGGGAACCCTTGTTGCTGCAATCGCACCAAGTTTTGAACTGCTTTTGGTTGCAAGGGTACTGCAGGCTGTAGGTACAGCTCTGTTGCTGCCTTTGATGTTTAACACGATTTTGGTTATTTTCCCGATTGAAAAACGTGGTGCTGCCATGGGATTGATCGGTCTCGTAATCATGTTTGCTCCAGCGAGTGGTCCGAGTATTTCCGGATTGATTTTGGCTAATCTGAGCTGGCACTGGATTTTCTGGATTTCCTTGCCGTTCTTCATTATCTCGCTGGTGTGTGGTCTGCTGTTCTTGCCGAACATTTCAAAACTGACCAAGCCGAAAATTGATGTAATCTCCATTATATTGTCTACCCTCGGTTTTGGCGGGATTGTATATGGATTCAGCAGCGCGGGAGGACATGGGGAAACAGGCGGAGGCTGGACCAGCCCTGTTGTGGTAATTACTCTGGTTGTCGGAGTATTGTCCCTGCTGCTGTTCAGCATCCGTCAGTTGCGGATGAAGCAGCCAATGATGGATCTGCGCGCTTTCAAATATCCAATGTTTACGATCGGCTTGATTCTGATCTTCATCTGTATGATGATGATGTTGTCATCAATGCTGATCCTTCCAATGTATCTGCAGCAAGGTATGGCTGTTACAGCACTGACTGCAGGCCTGGTATTGCTGCCGGGCAGCTTGCTGAACGGATTCCTGTCTCCGGTTATGGGACGTTTGTTTGATAAATTTGGTCCCAAATGGCTCGTTATCATTGGCCTGGCGATCGTGGCTGTTGTACTGTTCATGTACACTGGCATCACGCCAACAACGGCTTTGGGAACAATCATTACGATGCATGTGTTCATGATGATCGGGATTTCCATGATTATGATGCCTGCTCAAACGAACGGTTTGAACCAGCTGCCGCCTGAGTATTACCCTCACGGTACAGCGATCATGAATACATTACAGCAAGTATCCGGTGCGATCGGTACTGCGGTTGCCGTAAGTATTCTGAGCGCGGGTCAGACTCGCTTCTTGAGCAATGTAACTAACCCGGAGAGCCCGGAAAACCAGCTCGCTGGTTTCACATCAGGGGTACAGAACGCATTTGTGTTTGCACTGGTTCTTGCCGTGATTGGTCTGGTGATCTCTTTCTTCGTTAAACGGGTGAAGGTTGGATCACAACAAGGTCAACAAGGCCCTATGCATTAA
- a CDS encoding MBL fold metallo-hydrolase: MTKYENQIPTSMNMSLKAMLSMLRDSLKSGQERRPMSHIPIVKSEFIEAVNIDDHPQVTWFGHSAFLLEMEGTRLLFDPMLGNRPSPISWVGTKRYNVNLPAQPEDFPPLDAIILSHDHYDHLDYSSIRRLMNKTERFIVPLGVRRRLIQIGVPSDKITEHGWWDELQFKGLTLACTPARHFSGRGLFDRNSTLWCSWVILGHETKVFFSGDSGYGPHFKEIGDKYGPFDLTMMECGQYDERWANIHMMPEETVQAHLDVKGKLLIPIHWGAFTLAYHAWTDPVERITQAARNAHINIATPKIGEKVQIHTGIYPMEHWWKSGF, translated from the coding sequence ATGACCAAATACGAAAATCAGATTCCAACATCGATGAATATGAGCTTGAAGGCTATGCTGAGCATGCTTCGGGATTCCCTTAAGAGTGGTCAGGAACGAAGACCTATGAGTCATATACCGATAGTGAAAAGTGAGTTTATCGAAGCGGTAAACATTGATGATCATCCGCAAGTGACATGGTTCGGACATTCGGCATTTCTGCTTGAAATGGAAGGAACCCGATTGCTTTTTGATCCCATGCTGGGTAACCGTCCATCTCCGATATCCTGGGTGGGGACGAAGCGCTACAATGTTAATTTGCCAGCCCAGCCAGAAGATTTTCCGCCACTGGATGCCATCATTTTATCTCATGATCACTATGATCATCTGGATTATTCCTCGATTCGGAGGCTGATGAATAAAACCGAACGGTTTATCGTACCGCTTGGCGTACGTCGGCGTTTGATTCAAATCGGTGTGCCTTCGGATAAAATTACTGAGCATGGCTGGTGGGATGAACTTCAATTCAAGGGTCTGACACTGGCATGCACGCCTGCAAGGCACTTTTCGGGGAGAGGATTATTCGATCGTAACTCCACGCTATGGTGCTCATGGGTGATCTTGGGACACGAGACAAAGGTGTTTTTTAGTGGGGACAGCGGGTACGGACCTCACTTCAAGGAAATCGGCGACAAGTATGGCCCCTTCGACTTGACGATGATGGAATGTGGACAATATGACGAACGGTGGGCCAACATACATATGATGCCGGAAGAGACCGTACAAGCCCATCTGGATGTAAAAGGAAAGCTCCTCATTCCTATTCATTGGGGAGCATTCACCTTAGCCTACCATGCCTGGACTGATCCAGTTGAACGAATTACCCAGGCAGCACGTAATGCACATATCAATATCGCAACTCCGAAAATTGGAGAAAAGGTGCAGATCCATACCGGAATTTATCCGATGGAACATTGGTGGAAATCCGGTTTCTAA
- a CDS encoding cupin domain-containing protein has protein sequence MDEAASWSAEPHIDGTEEFITVFEGEMTIHVGGEEFTVKQGESIRFRADKPHRYLNSGVSENRLSMVIHYPGR, from the coding sequence ATGGATGAGGCAGCTTCATGGAGTGCAGAGCCGCACATTGATGGAACTGAGGAGTTTATTACCGTCTTTGAAGGGGAAATGACAATTCATGTCGGGGGAGAAGAGTTTACGGTGAAACAAGGGGAGTCCATTCGCTTTCGAGCAGACAAGCCGCATCGTTATCTAAACTCTGGAGTTTCAGAGAACCGACTTAGCATGGTTATTCATTACCCGGGTAGATAA
- a CDS encoding LamG-like jellyroll fold domain-containing protein, whose product MKRYLVIALSTALLSAPALSPVSALADNTASTAFNSQSSTILNKNQLPAFKNVSVHDPSVIKVDDTYYVFGSHLQVAKSKDLISWDSVASGVTDDNPVVPNVTKEFAEALQWAQTDTLWAADVIQLADGKFYMYYNACKGDSPRSALGVAVADNIEGPYKDQGLLLKSGMWDEISEDGTIYDATKHPNVVDPDVFYDKDGKLWMVYGSYSGGIFILEMDETTGKPLPNQGYGKKLTGGNHSRIEAPYMLYSPETDYYYLYLSYGGLAADGGYNIRVARSKTPDGPFYDAEGNDMIKVMADKDKPLFDDESIEPFGVKLLGNYLFERQIGDPGTGQGTGYVSPGHNSAYYDEETGKHFLIFHSRFPNRGEEHEVRVHEMHMNSEGWPVVSPYRYAGIESDYVQVTEQSAAGSYKWVNHGKDITAEIKSSQIVQFAADGQVTGAVTGTWSLLEDNKVRITSNNVVYEGVFTQEWDAESQQNVLTFSALSSSGVAVWGSQMKAIKDQDVVQAVKKDLTLGNTENIFYDLSLPTTGTRDSQITWKSSLPSVLSADGVVNRPRSGKGDAKVKLTAIIRKGTATATRTFSVIVPEQAAGPLLGEYTFDNKKLAKIAQDYSKNGYHGQSFNVVGSAISSKNQAAAFNGKDSYIQLPGLLTDTTDFTFSAWVNWDGGGAWQRIFDFGNGLTRHMFLTPSQHNGALQFTIHDQGRDQSLISTEALPINQWVHVAVTLQGDTGTIYVNGKSVVSSSEITFNPKDLKAAEAYLGKSRYAADPFYQGKMDQVRVYDKALSAKEIQRQAEIKP is encoded by the coding sequence ATGAAGCGTTATTTGGTCATTGCACTTAGTACGGCATTGCTCTCTGCACCAGCTCTTTCGCCAGTCTCCGCTTTGGCGGACAATACAGCCTCAACTGCTTTTAATTCGCAAAGTTCCACTATATTAAACAAAAATCAGCTGCCTGCGTTTAAGAACGTCTCCGTTCATGACCCTTCTGTCATCAAGGTAGATGACACCTACTATGTATTCGGCTCACATCTACAGGTGGCTAAGTCCAAAGATTTAATCAGCTGGGATTCCGTCGCTTCAGGCGTCACGGATGATAATCCCGTCGTTCCCAATGTAACCAAGGAATTCGCAGAAGCTCTGCAGTGGGCTCAGACGGATACGCTCTGGGCAGCCGATGTCATTCAACTGGCAGATGGCAAATTCTATATGTATTACAATGCCTGCAAAGGGGATTCCCCGCGGTCCGCCCTTGGCGTCGCCGTAGCGGACAACATTGAAGGCCCATACAAGGATCAGGGACTTTTGCTAAAATCAGGCATGTGGGATGAAATTAGTGAAGATGGCACCATCTATGATGCGACCAAGCATCCAAACGTGGTCGATCCGGATGTGTTTTATGATAAAGACGGCAAGCTATGGATGGTGTACGGATCTTATTCCGGAGGGATTTTCATTCTTGAAATGGATGAGACCACTGGCAAACCCCTGCCGAATCAAGGTTATGGCAAGAAGCTGACCGGAGGCAATCACAGCCGAATCGAAGCCCCTTATATGCTCTATAGTCCCGAAACCGATTATTATTATCTGTACTTGTCTTATGGCGGACTCGCGGCTGACGGTGGATATAACATTCGTGTTGCCCGCTCCAAAACACCGGACGGTCCCTTCTACGATGCTGAAGGCAACGATATGATTAAGGTTATGGCAGACAAGGATAAACCGTTGTTTGATGATGAATCCATTGAGCCATTTGGCGTAAAACTGCTCGGGAACTACCTGTTCGAGAGGCAGATCGGGGACCCCGGCACCGGCCAGGGGACAGGATATGTATCTCCAGGACACAACTCTGCTTATTATGATGAAGAGACCGGCAAGCACTTCCTCATCTTCCACTCCCGCTTTCCGAATCGCGGAGAAGAGCATGAGGTACGGGTTCATGAGATGCATATGAATTCCGAAGGATGGCCTGTCGTATCTCCTTACCGTTATGCAGGCATAGAGAGCGATTATGTTCAAGTGACCGAACAAAGTGCAGCCGGTTCATATAAGTGGGTTAATCACGGGAAGGATATCACAGCTGAGATCAAGTCCTCACAGATTGTTCAGTTTGCAGCAGACGGCCAGGTTACTGGTGCTGTAACAGGGACATGGAGCCTCTTGGAGGACAACAAGGTACGAATAACGTCCAACAATGTGGTATACGAAGGCGTCTTCACCCAGGAATGGGATGCTGAATCCCAGCAGAACGTGCTGACCTTCAGTGCTCTCTCTTCATCTGGTGTAGCGGTCTGGGGAAGTCAGATGAAAGCGATAAAGGATCAGGATGTGGTGCAGGCGGTGAAAAAGGATCTGACGCTTGGAAATACGGAGAATATTTTCTATGACCTCTCCCTTCCCACCACAGGTACACGGGATAGTCAGATCACATGGAAATCTTCTCTTCCCTCTGTCCTATCGGCTGACGGAGTAGTTAATCGGCCACGCAGCGGCAAAGGGGATGCCAAAGTAAAATTGACCGCAATCATTCGAAAAGGGACGGCCACCGCTACCAGAACGTTCAGCGTGATCGTGCCTGAACAGGCTGCTGGCCCACTGCTGGGCGAGTATACGTTTGATAACAAAAAACTCGCTAAAATCGCACAGGATTATAGTAAAAACGGTTATCATGGACAGTCCTTTAATGTAGTAGGCTCAGCAATTAGCAGCAAGAATCAGGCTGCTGCCTTTAACGGAAAAGACAGCTACATTCAACTGCCTGGACTCCTCACAGACACCACGGACTTTACGTTCAGTGCTTGGGTAAACTGGGATGGCGGCGGGGCTTGGCAGCGTATATTCGACTTCGGCAATGGTTTGACCAGACATATGTTCCTTACACCATCCCAACATAACGGTGCTCTGCAATTCACCATTCATGATCAGGGCCGGGATCAGAGTCTGATCTCGACTGAAGCACTGCCCATCAACCAATGGGTTCATGTGGCTGTTACATTGCAAGGAGATACGGGCACCATATATGTAAACGGCAAATCAGTCGTAAGCAGCTCTGAAATTACGTTTAATCCGAAGGATCTAAAAGCTGCGGAAGCCTATTTGGGCAAAAGTCGATATGCTGCCGATCCGTTCTATCAAGGCAAAATGGATCAGGTGAGAGTATATGACAAAGCGCTAAGCGCCAAAGAAATCCAACGTCAAGCAGAAATCAAACCTTGA
- a CDS encoding alpha-L-arabinofuranosidase C-terminal domain-containing protein encodes MSSYQDHIIAHYKFEDAGNIGKDYSGQGKDGIAAGLSVPSMAKVSGRNAATFAGGDNGTSYLQLPSDLFQHVSDKTGITVTAWVHLNKGSNVWERIFDFGKGEQSPNLFLTRQLRGTMSAEGDLVVDPGRGFATGEWMHIALSVAGTQGGTLSSAGPIVYVNGERIADGSISQTSSGNYAKLRRWFDSFNDSANYSLNYIGRSQYAADVDFAGSLSDFRIYQAGLTMDEVIEVMCESLTDEEIVTLAGDKYLSFPTTIITKNISLPVDLLGGKVQVRWQSNHPEVLSHDGEVQPITSAQEASLNAIMSKGESTLSKCFDVSVLPEDLPPYTITIHGDQQVADISEVMYGLFYEDINNAADGGIYAELVQNRSFESFAFDTYSHTSGECGCSTGRNRDPLFAWSGDTSKMNVHHEGGLNEHFKLEDPDANAYYVTVQDGATIRNRGFSDTNQHCAMSIKKDEQYDFTIWAKAESAGTITIQLQDGSDAAISDSVKVHVDGGGTWKKYGAVRVDSETSNQALVLTGTETALGQLALTFEGDISIDMVSLIPRNVWGAIPDEAGISASAHANYKGNPNYRLRKDLVQALVDMHPKFLRFPGGCISEGSFIWDNVYDWKDSVGPVELRKENYNVWGYMMTMGLGYMEYFQLAEDLNAAAVPVMACGVLCQARSDYAHPAGGALRDYYIKNFTDLIDFALSTDVEHNEWAAIRSQMGHPKPFDLRYLGVGNENWGTEFFANFEVFKASIDDYMKLNYPDHELHIISTVGAQADDDAYQQGWKFLSGNLTGSAQVAFADGQKVIEETVTWYEKQDDYMDTIADEHYYRSNDYLLNNVDRYNYYHRVYHEDGQINWKETSKVFVGEYASTDKNTLAGAVAEAAIMTGFENNADVVRLAAYAPLFNKVLTDGTYRWTPDCIWFDDETVWYTPNYYVQHLFAKYVGDQVIGTSFKTYSKGKQVELIPHGGIEIATGNAEIVVKRVTVTSNQDGSVLLSEDFREQTELSEQWGLIPGSNGYTLEAGNGLILKAQTSGLNGIYLLNEEWTNYKVQVETKRLAGDDGFYVGVGLTDISSDKKDVIEYAIGYGGDATGVKVYKQGIEGYTLGDYSSSSAAGNLRAANYEPLESGTDYTITVNYGGDTGKNLICSYTDGHTTSKVLDYKLEAYNREVFHSVTRDQQHVYVKLVNADSVDKATHVLFEDLNVKSAARLITLSGDQSLVHVPNVNQKNDEKVVPQEQEIGLDGESVVLQLPAHSVNVLILSRF; translated from the coding sequence ATGAGCAGTTATCAGGATCATATCATTGCACACTACAAATTTGAGGATGCGGGCAACATCGGTAAGGATTACTCCGGCCAAGGCAAGGATGGCATTGCTGCAGGTCTTTCCGTGCCGTCAATGGCGAAAGTGAGTGGGAGGAATGCAGCTACTTTTGCAGGGGGGGACAATGGAACGTCGTACCTGCAGTTACCTTCAGATCTATTTCAACATGTAAGCGATAAAACAGGCATCACTGTTACAGCCTGGGTACATCTGAACAAGGGCTCCAATGTGTGGGAACGCATTTTTGACTTTGGAAAAGGAGAACAGAGCCCCAATCTGTTTTTGACAAGACAACTGAGAGGAACGATGTCTGCAGAAGGGGATTTGGTTGTGGATCCGGGCCGAGGATTTGCAACGGGGGAATGGATGCATATCGCTCTGTCGGTAGCTGGTACTCAGGGAGGTACGCTTAGCAGTGCTGGCCCGATCGTCTATGTAAATGGAGAGAGAATAGCGGATGGGTCCATCAGTCAGACGTCTAGTGGTAATTATGCGAAGCTGCGCAGATGGTTCGATTCCTTCAATGATTCGGCCAATTACAGCCTGAATTACATTGGTCGCTCTCAGTATGCAGCCGACGTTGATTTTGCCGGATCACTGTCTGATTTTCGGATATATCAGGCCGGATTAACCATGGATGAAGTCATCGAAGTCATGTGTGAATCATTAACCGATGAAGAGATTGTTACGTTGGCAGGAGATAAATATTTATCATTTCCGACCACAATTATTACGAAAAATATTTCGCTGCCTGTTGACTTGCTAGGTGGTAAAGTGCAGGTCCGCTGGCAGTCCAATCACCCAGAAGTGCTGTCGCATGATGGGGAAGTGCAGCCCATTACCTCGGCACAGGAAGCAAGCTTGAATGCGATCATGAGTAAAGGTGAAAGCACGCTAAGTAAATGTTTTGACGTATCCGTATTGCCGGAGGATCTGCCGCCTTATACCATAACAATCCACGGCGATCAGCAAGTCGCTGATATTAGCGAGGTCATGTACGGTCTGTTCTACGAGGACATTAACAATGCGGCGGATGGCGGAATCTATGCCGAGCTGGTCCAGAACCGTTCATTTGAATCTTTTGCATTTGATACATATTCACATACCTCCGGTGAATGCGGATGTTCGACGGGGCGGAACCGGGATCCGTTATTCGCCTGGTCCGGTGATACCAGCAAAATGAATGTACATCACGAAGGTGGATTGAATGAACACTTCAAACTCGAAGACCCGGATGCAAATGCTTACTATGTGACGGTTCAGGATGGCGCTACAATACGAAATCGCGGTTTTTCCGATACCAATCAACATTGTGCCATGTCCATCAAAAAAGATGAACAATACGACTTCACCATCTGGGCAAAGGCAGAATCGGCCGGTACGATCACCATACAACTGCAAGATGGCTCGGATGCTGCAATCAGTGATTCCGTCAAGGTTCATGTAGATGGAGGAGGTACCTGGAAAAAGTATGGTGCAGTCAGGGTAGATTCGGAAACGAGTAATCAGGCTCTTGTTCTTACCGGAACAGAGACAGCACTTGGACAGCTCGCGCTTACGTTTGAAGGAGATATTTCCATCGATATGGTGTCTCTGATCCCACGGAACGTATGGGGCGCAATTCCGGATGAAGCAGGCATTTCCGCCTCAGCGCATGCCAACTACAAGGGGAATCCGAACTATCGACTGAGGAAGGATCTGGTTCAGGCTCTCGTTGATATGCATCCCAAGTTTCTACGCTTTCCGGGTGGCTGCATCTCGGAGGGGTCCTTTATATGGGATAATGTGTACGACTGGAAGGACTCGGTTGGTCCGGTTGAGCTGCGCAAAGAGAACTACAATGTCTGGGGTTACATGATGACGATGGGGCTTGGATACATGGAGTACTTCCAGCTCGCGGAAGATTTGAATGCTGCTGCGGTTCCCGTTATGGCCTGTGGAGTTCTGTGTCAGGCTCGTTCGGATTACGCACATCCAGCTGGCGGCGCTTTAAGAGATTATTACATCAAAAACTTTACTGATTTGATCGATTTTGCTCTGAGTACAGATGTTGAACATAACGAATGGGCGGCAATACGCAGCCAGATGGGGCACCCTAAGCCGTTCGATCTGCGCTACCTTGGTGTAGGTAACGAGAACTGGGGAACCGAATTTTTTGCCAATTTTGAAGTGTTCAAAGCATCCATTGATGATTATATGAAACTAAACTATCCGGATCATGAATTGCATATCATTTCAACCGTTGGTGCACAAGCGGACGATGATGCATACCAACAAGGCTGGAAGTTCCTGAGCGGTAACCTTACGGGTTCGGCCCAAGTTGCGTTTGCAGATGGACAGAAGGTCATTGAAGAAACGGTAACCTGGTATGAGAAGCAGGATGATTACATGGATACCATTGCAGACGAACATTATTATCGGTCCAATGATTACTTGCTTAATAACGTGGATCGTTATAACTACTACCATCGGGTATATCATGAAGATGGGCAAATTAACTGGAAAGAGACTTCCAAAGTATTTGTTGGAGAGTACGCATCCACGGACAAAAATACACTGGCGGGTGCCGTTGCAGAAGCAGCAATTATGACCGGCTTCGAAAACAATGCAGATGTCGTTCGTTTGGCTGCCTACGCGCCATTGTTCAATAAAGTGCTGACGGATGGAACCTATCGCTGGACACCGGATTGCATCTGGTTTGACGATGAAACGGTATGGTATACCCCGAACTACTACGTTCAGCACCTTTTTGCGAAATACGTTGGAGATCAAGTGATTGGCACTTCGTTTAAGACGTACAGCAAAGGAAAACAGGTGGAACTCATCCCTCACGGAGGGATAGAGATTGCAACAGGGAATGCGGAGATCGTCGTGAAACGGGTTACGGTCACATCCAATCAGGATGGCAGCGTGCTGTTGAGTGAAGATTTCAGGGAGCAGACGGAACTGAGTGAGCAGTGGGGTCTGATTCCTGGTTCGAACGGATATACACTTGAAGCTGGAAACGGACTTATTCTGAAGGCGCAGACCAGCGGTCTGAACGGGATATATCTTCTGAATGAAGAATGGACCAATTACAAGGTGCAGGTGGAAACCAAGCGCTTGGCGGGTGATGACGGTTTCTATGTTGGCGTCGGACTTACGGATATTTCATCTGACAAGAAGGATGTCATTGAATATGCGATTGGTTACGGTGGTGATGCAACGGGAGTAAAAGTGTACAAACAAGGTATCGAAGGATATACTCTCGGTGATTATTCATCAAGTTCAGCAGCGGGTAACCTGAGAGCTGCGAATTATGAACCGCTGGAGAGCGGTACCGATTATACGATCACTGTCAATTATGGTGGCGATACAGGGAAGAACTTGATCTGCTCATACACAGACGGACATACAACCAGTAAAGTGCTGGATTATAAGCTCGAAGCATATAACCGTGAGGTGTTCCATTCCGTAACGAGAGATCAACAGCATGTATATGTAAAACTGGTGAATGCCGATAGCGTGGACAAAGCCACACACGTCCTATTTGAGGATCTGAATGTGAAATCTGCAGCACGGTTGATCACACTCAGCGGAGATCAATCCTTGGTTCATGTTCCGAATGTGAACCAGAAGAATGATGAGAAGGTGGTTCCACAGGAACAGGAGATTGGTCTGGACGGTGAATCCGTAGTTCTCCAGTTACCCGCTCATTCAGTTAATGTATTGATTCTTAGTCGTTTCTAG
- a CDS encoding TrkH family potassium uptake protein — translation MVKRNKHVTIGSSLNKMESTVNKLKNNMNPPQLIMIIFFALIWIGAILLALPLSASDGKSIGLLDALFTATSAICVNGLVVVDTGSVFSKFGQVIIMILIQVGGLGFMTLGVMVAIILGKRIGLKQRLLIQQATNSTSAQGLVKLSLYIVLIAFAFEALATLVLTVRWQGDLGWGQALYYALFHSVSAFNNAGFSLWSDSLSPFVGDPVVNLTIITLFISGGLGYIVVVDLFRKRSWKKLSLHSKIVIIGSSSLYLIGFIIIFLLENWNPSTFADLSYSERVWAALFQGTAPRSSGFNTIDIGSMLATSQFFIIILMFIGASSGGTGGGIKINTFVVLVLATIQTFRGGGQIHAFERKIAEETVMRALAVVMSSLAFVLGISILLSISEGILEKHFLDVLFEATSAFSTTGLSMGLTSELSIPGKIIVIFTMFAGRLGPLTLAFALAQKKRTSKIGYAEDHVLIG, via the coding sequence ATGGTAAAAAGAAATAAACACGTAACGATAGGTTCTTCTCTTAATAAAATGGAGTCAACTGTAAACAAGCTAAAAAATAACATGAATCCTCCACAGCTCATCATGATTATTTTTTTCGCTCTAATCTGGATTGGAGCGATATTGCTAGCACTACCGTTGTCAGCCAGTGACGGAAAATCAATCGGATTGCTTGATGCCTTATTTACGGCAACGTCTGCCATATGTGTTAACGGGTTGGTTGTCGTCGATACCGGGAGTGTATTCTCTAAGTTTGGCCAAGTCATCATTATGATTCTGATTCAGGTTGGCGGATTGGGATTCATGACGCTAGGCGTTATGGTTGCCATTATATTGGGTAAGCGGATTGGGTTAAAACAAAGGCTCCTTATTCAGCAAGCCACCAACTCCACTTCTGCACAAGGACTAGTTAAGCTTTCGCTTTATATCGTCCTGATCGCATTTGCATTTGAAGCTCTGGCTACACTGGTACTTACCGTTCGATGGCAAGGTGATCTTGGATGGGGACAAGCCCTCTATTATGCACTTTTCCATTCGGTATCTGCCTTCAATAACGCGGGATTCTCACTATGGTCTGACAGCCTTTCACCCTTTGTCGGCGATCCGGTTGTGAACCTTACCATTATTACGTTATTTATTAGTGGTGGGTTAGGCTATATCGTGGTTGTGGATCTCTTTCGCAAACGTTCATGGAAAAAGCTTTCTTTGCATTCCAAAATCGTGATCATCGGCAGCTCTTCGCTTTATCTGATAGGATTTATCATCATCTTTTTACTAGAAAATTGGAATCCATCTACGTTTGCGGATTTGTCTTATAGTGAACGTGTATGGGCTGCCTTATTTCAAGGTACCGCTCCGAGAAGTTCAGGATTCAACACCATCGACATTGGCAGTATGCTTGCAACCTCCCAATTTTTTATTATTATTCTGATGTTTATTGGGGCTTCTTCAGGCGGAACAGGTGGAGGCATTAAAATAAACACCTTTGTCGTGCTCGTTCTGGCGACTATACAAACCTTCCGAGGCGGCGGGCAAATACATGCTTTTGAGCGCAAAATAGCAGAAGAAACGGTTATGCGTGCACTTGCTGTTGTCATGAGTTCCTTGGCCTTTGTGTTAGGTATTTCGATACTTCTATCCATTTCTGAAGGAATTCTTGAAAAGCACTTTCTCGATGTTCTGTTTGAAGCGACGTCTGCTTTTAGCACGACAGGGCTTTCGATGGGTCTGACCAGCGAGCTGAGTATCCCTGGTAAAATCATTGTCATTTTTACAATGTTTGCAGGTCGGTTGGGTCCATTGACGCTGGCTTTTGCTTTGGCTCAGAAAAAACGTACGTCCAAAATTGGTTATGCCGAGGATCATGTCCTTATTGGGTAG